The BD1-7 clade bacterium genome segment TTCGCTATGCCGTAAGCCGCCTTGGCTATGCATATGACGTACGCCAGATACTCGACCTCGCGCGATTTTTCTTTCCTTGGTGGATTATGCCGCGCCGCTGGCGTTCATCACTTTTCGAACGAAATATTGGCATGAACACTAAAACCGTATGCTCTACGATGATTGCTGAAGCATTCAATTTCGTACAATTCCCGATACTTCCTCTTGTTAAAAAAGACCGCAACAACAACGTACAGCTATTCAGAAGAAATCCGAAGCTTTGTGTTCCAAGTGACTTCGATTACTCGCCCTATTTTGAAATCATTAAATATCCGTTTGTCGACTACGACTATCACGAGGACTATCACCTGCTTCCATGGCAAGGGGAAGCAAATATTGAAGATCAGGTCAGTCGCGGAAGCTATTTGCCCGAGGTAGAAACAACACGTGACCCAGACGCCATTACCGAAGAATACGCAGATACAGAGGACGACACAGCCAAAGAGCTGATAGCCAACGACACCGATGAAGACCGAAAGGACGGTTAAAACACAATAAAAAAAGCCCCACTCACGATAAATGAGCAGGGCTTAATTCACGAAATAGCACTTCGCGCTATTGAGTGTCAGATAACATTCAGATTGATTACACCATCCAATGTCGTGATCGCCTCAAGCACTGAATCTTCAGGCTTTGTATCAACGTCAATAAGGCTGTATGCAATATCTGCACGGCTCTTATTGATCATATCGACAACATTGATTTCGGAATCTGCCAACAAAGCCAAAATGCTGCTCAGGATCTTAGGCACATTATTGTTTGCGATCGCCAAACGCACAGTATCTGGCGTGCGATCTAACTGAGTAGCCGGAAAATTTACTGAGTTTTTGATATTGCCGTTTTCCAAGAAGCTTTGCAGCTGATCAGCAACCATAATTGCGCAGTTGTCTTCCGCTTCACCCGTGCTCGCGCCGATATGTGGCATCGGAATAACATCATCACGGTTAATGAGCTCAGGCGTTGGGAAATCAGTAATGTAACGATCGATCTTGCCGGCGTCCAAAGCTTCAACTACTGACGCAGTATCGACGATTTGTTCACGAGCAAAATTCAGAATACGCAAACCTTTCTTAGCACTCGCAAGCGTGTCGCGGTTGATCAGGTTACGGGTTGCCTCAAGTACCGGCAAATGCAAACTAACAAAATCAGACTTACCGAGCAGTGAAGATAAGTTGTCCATACGCTGAACGTCAGAAGGCAAACGCCATGCAGCTTCAACAGACAGTGCAGGATCATAACCCACAACATTCATACCCAGTTGAAGCGCCATTTCGGCAACCAGAGAGCCAATCGCACCCAAACCAACGACACCCAAGGTTTTACCCTTGATTTCTTCGCCCTTGAAGCGCTTCTTCTCAGCTTCAAGCTTCTTCGCCATTTCTTTGGAATCTGTCATGTCAGATAAAGAATTTGCGTATGCGATACCGTTGACGATACCACGGCAGCTCAACAGCATACCGGTCAATACCAGCTCTTTAACTGCGTTTGCATTTGCACCAGGCGCGTTAAATACAGGGATACCACGAGCAGTACACGCCGCAACAGGTACGTTATTGGTACCCGCACCTGCACGACCAATAGCTCGCAATGACGCTGGCAAGTCATCTTCAGACAACACGTGGCTGCGAAGCATGAACGCATCAGGTGTATTAATTTCGCTTGCTACTTCGTAGCTATCGAGAGAGAAGCGTTCCAGACCTTTCACAGAAATTGCGTTATAGGTACGAACTTTTAGCACGTCGTCACTCCTAAGTTTCGGGCTAATAAAAAAACAGGCGTAGTCTATACGAAATCCCAATGGGATTCACGGTTTGAGCAGGTAAAACCTGCAAAAACAAGAATGCCGGCAAAAGCCGGCATTCTTAAACATCATCGAACGACACAACCAACAAATAACGTCGATTACAGTACCTCAATATCGGCATTACTTTCAATTGACTGTTCAAATTCACTAAAGATCTCAGCAGCCATTGCACGACCAAGATATGCGCGAATTAACTGACGCTCTTGCTCAGGTATATCGGCAAGCTCACCCTGTTTAACATTGTCTACAGTGATAATCGCAACATTGCCAGAAACTAAATCAACTGTATCGATAGCACGCTGTCCAGCAGGCGCAGTCGGCAGCTTGAACGCAGCATCGATAATTTCACGATCTTGAGGCTGATTGCGAGTCGCAGCCAACAGAAGCTGCCATGCATCGCCAGATTTTTGAGCTACCGTCTCAACATCTCCGCCAGCAACCAATTCTGCCTCAATAACTGCTGCATTATTCTGCAGAAGCTGTTTTGCCTGATCAGTCTTAACAGAATCAACTACACGGCCTTCTACCTGCTCATAAGACATAACCTCAGGCAGCTTGTGCTCTTTGACACGAACTACGACAACGTGTTCAGGGTCAATCTCAACCGCCTCACTATTCTGACCGTCGGTGAGCACCTCTTCAGAGTAAAGCGCCGAAACAATCTGAGGGTTAGCGAAGATACCATCAGTACCTGTGCGCTTCACTTTTCCGGCAAACTTGATTGGCGAATCAACCATTTCTGACGGACCCGCTAAGTCTGCAGCATTAAAGCTTTCGTTTTTCAGGATTTCGACGGCTTCATAAAATGCAGGTTGGGCTTGTTCAAGCGCCAAGTGCTGCTCTAAATCGGCCTTACGCTCAGCAAATGTCGGCGGATTGTCTTTAACAAGACGATTCAGTCGGATCAAATGAACACCTGCGTCTGTCGAAACAACGTCAGACACACCGCCTTCCTCAAGATTTGTGACCGCAGGTGCAAATTCCGGAGGGAAGACTTGCTCATCAAACACACCAAGATACCCGTCAGAGCCCTTGCTTCCAAGATCCTCTGAATACTCTGCAACCAAGTCAGCAAATTTTGCACCGCCAGCCAGCTTGCCTTTGATTTGATTCAGAAGTGCAATTGCATCTTTTTTCGAACGATCACCGTTAACTTCAAGAAGCAAATGAGAGATTTCTCGTTGATCTGAAGAGTTTCTGCTAGCCA includes the following:
- a CDS encoding Hydroxypyruvate reductase, with translation MLKVRTYNAISVKGLERFSLDSYEVASEINTPDAFMLRSHVLSEDDLPASLRAIGRAGAGTNNVPVAACTARGIPVFNAPGANANAVKELVLTGMLLSCRGIVNGIAYANSLSDMTDSKEMAKKLEAEKKRFKGEEIKGKTLGVVGLGAIGSLVAEMALQLGMNVVGYDPALSVEAAWRLPSDVQRMDNLSSLLGKSDFVSLHLPVLEATRNLINRDTLASAKKGLRILNFAREQIVDTASVVEALDAGKIDRYITDFPTPELINRDDVIPMPHIGASTGEAEDNCAIMVADQLQSFLENGNIKNSVNFPATQLDRTPDTVRLAIANNNVPKILSSILALLADSEINVVDMINKSRADIAYSLIDVDTKPEDSVLEAITTLDGVINLNVI
- the ppiD_2 gene encoding Peptidyl-prolyl cis-trans isomerase D, translated to MLQNIRDNIQGTLAKVIIAIICIPFVLFGVESLVGIGGSGDVAEVNGVEITEQQLIEATELRKRQLISQMGDNLDPSMLEDSRLRSEALQSLIDKELLLQQARNMELIVSKDQLDRAIVNNPDFQQDGEFSSELFHQRLLAAGFNAEIFTRLYRHDLLVNQLASGIVSTGFMTEQEMAINARFTYEKRDIRYITLDIAEMKNSLKPSADELKAYYDAHQSEYKTDEYVDVEYIELNLQNFIKPVDESALKQAYSDELASRNSSDQREISHLLLEVNGDRSKKDAIALLNQIKGKLAGGAKFADLVAEYSEDLGSKGSDGYLGVFDEQVFPPEFAPAVTNLEEGGVSDVVSTDAGVHLIRLNRLVKDNPPTFAERKADLEQHLALEQAQPAFYEAVEILKNESFNAADLAGPSEMVDSPIKFAGKVKRTGTDGIFANPQIVSALYSEEVLTDGQNSEAVEIDPEHVVVVRVKEHKLPEVMSYEQVEGRVVDSVKTDQAKQLLQNNAAVIEAELVAGGDVETVAQKSGDAWQLLLAATRNQPQDREIIDAAFKLPTAPAGQRAIDTVDLVSGNVAIITVDNVKQGELADIPEQERQLIRAYLGRAMAAEIFSEFEQSIESNADIEVL